A part of Streptomyces sp. NBC_00557 genomic DNA contains:
- a CDS encoding acyltransferase, translating into MKRRLRTAWEHLHRLYAVRQNVHLCHGVRIGMGSVLWAPRSLSVGRDVYIGKGCTIEVDGTIGDCVLIANRVGIVGRTDHAMRQVGIAVRHADWVGDHPHRLSRPVHIGPDVWIGYGAVVLSGLTIGRGAVVAAGAVVTADVLPYDIVAGNPAVPVGRRFGADEIAEHEWLLSAGTTRSDV; encoded by the coding sequence GTGAAGCGGCGACTTCGAACCGCCTGGGAGCACCTGCACCGGCTCTACGCGGTGCGGCAGAACGTGCATCTCTGCCACGGCGTGCGGATCGGCATGGGGTCGGTGCTGTGGGCACCGAGGAGTCTCTCAGTGGGCCGGGACGTGTACATCGGCAAGGGATGCACCATCGAGGTCGACGGCACGATCGGTGACTGCGTGCTCATCGCCAACCGAGTGGGAATCGTCGGCCGAACCGACCACGCCATGCGGCAGGTCGGGATCGCGGTCCGCCATGCCGACTGGGTCGGTGACCACCCGCACCGGCTGAGCAGGCCCGTGCACATCGGTCCGGACGTGTGGATCGGATACGGAGCCGTGGTGCTCAGCGGCCTCACCATCGGACGCGGCGCGGTGGTGGCGGCCGGGGCCGTCGTCACCGCGGACGTGCTCCCGTACGACATCGTCGCGGGCAATCCCGCGGTGCCTGTCGGCCGGCGCTTCGGCGCCGACGAGATCGCCGAGCACGAGTGGCTTCTCAGTGCGGGCACCACCCGGTCCGACGTGTGA
- a CDS encoding glycosyltransferase family 4 protein: MEDVEDRQEEREQHEDGVRPLRIVLVSYRCDPDRGTEPGLGWAWAEALARRGHSVDVLTRRDGDNVRSIARRIAELGPLGKHVRPHFVPVRTLPRWTAAVPGPLRDQAQEFADYSGWQNNALDYARLHGLSEADLVHHVSYGSLVGGSALRQLGPPLVFGPVGGGQTAPFRHRRFVGSGYGRELVRELLWVRALSHRRTCRATVREAAAVLTTNTDTASRARRLGCRNPIMHLADGVPVDLVRAAAPVPARQASGGPTVLWVGRLAAFKAPQLALQAFSRLRKRVPTARLVFLGDGPLRVAMEDLASRLGVAEAVRFRGRVAWEQALQAYDEADVLLFTSLRDSSGVQTLEAWSRGLPVVHLDHQGIGDFSAPGGAVAVPLGDPADLPDRLARALHDVLADDEARAHMAEAALRWARRHTWAAKAETAERLYLELLRRRPLPAH; the protein is encoded by the coding sequence ATGGAAGACGTCGAGGACCGGCAGGAAGAGCGGGAACAGCACGAGGACGGTGTACGGCCGTTGCGGATCGTCCTCGTCTCCTATCGCTGTGACCCGGACCGGGGAACCGAACCGGGCCTGGGCTGGGCGTGGGCTGAAGCGCTCGCGCGCCGCGGGCACAGTGTGGATGTCCTCACCCGCCGCGACGGGGACAACGTCCGGAGCATCGCCCGTCGCATCGCTGAACTGGGGCCACTGGGAAAGCACGTTCGGCCGCACTTCGTGCCGGTGCGCACGCTCCCCAGGTGGACCGCCGCGGTGCCGGGCCCGCTGCGGGACCAAGCGCAGGAGTTCGCCGACTACAGCGGCTGGCAGAACAACGCGCTGGACTACGCACGTCTGCACGGTCTCTCCGAGGCCGACCTTGTGCATCACGTCTCGTACGGTTCCCTGGTGGGCGGCAGCGCCCTGCGGCAGTTGGGACCGCCTCTGGTGTTCGGCCCTGTGGGGGGCGGTCAGACGGCTCCGTTCCGTCACCGACGGTTCGTGGGGTCCGGGTACGGACGCGAACTGGTGCGGGAACTGCTGTGGGTCCGTGCCCTCAGCCACCGCCGCACGTGCAGGGCGACCGTGCGGGAGGCCGCGGCCGTCCTGACCACGAACACCGACACCGCTTCGCGCGCCCGCCGGCTCGGCTGCCGGAACCCCATCATGCACCTGGCCGACGGAGTACCGGTCGACCTGGTGCGGGCGGCAGCCCCGGTCCCGGCGCGCCAGGCATCCGGTGGCCCCACCGTGCTGTGGGTGGGGCGGCTGGCCGCGTTCAAGGCGCCGCAGTTGGCCCTTCAGGCATTCTCCCGGCTGAGGAAGCGCGTTCCGACAGCACGTCTGGTCTTCCTCGGGGACGGCCCGCTGCGCGTGGCGATGGAGGACCTCGCGTCACGCCTGGGCGTGGCCGAGGCGGTCCGGTTCCGCGGCCGCGTTGCCTGGGAGCAGGCTCTGCAGGCCTACGACGAGGCCGACGTGCTGCTGTTCACCAGCCTCCGCGACTCGTCCGGTGTGCAGACCCTCGAAGCCTGGTCACGGGGACTGCCGGTGGTGCACTTGGATCACCAGGGCATCGGCGACTTCTCCGCTCCCGGGGGAGCCGTCGCCGTGCCGCTCGGCGATCCGGCGGATCTCCCGGATCGCCTGGCGCGGGCCCTCCACGACGTGCTTGCCGACGATGAGGCGCGAGCGCACATGGCGGAAGCGGCGCTGCGCTGGGCGCGCAGACACACCTGGGCAGCCAAGGCGGAGACTGCGGAACGGCTTTACCTCGAGCTGCTCCGGCGCCGGCCCCTGCCGGCGCACTGA
- a CDS encoding FkbM family methyltransferase, with amino-acid sequence MSLIGKVRWTLRHPAFTAQPVTSLLRLAAWRARTAAGVGATVPLGNRATRMWCPPEWRGNAKLTYLWRNAYESELAQLHHWVGPGDHVVDVGAHYGAYTLPMSRVVTDTGLVIALEPSRHARAVLSRNIRLNSAGNIRVLPVAAGRDTSRGVLHIHPDRSRSSLARLPGAAAAEEAVEVARLDDVVPRDRRIALIKMDIEGYEQLALEGADSILTEDRPVVIFEYTPPAAAGAGLPARGAWDTLVAHGYRMHRVTDGGEVRPVSDPEHRCGSTDNVVAIHPAAEGRAA; translated from the coding sequence ATGTCATTGATCGGCAAGGTGCGGTGGACGTTGCGGCATCCCGCGTTCACGGCACAACCGGTGACCTCGCTGCTGCGGCTGGCCGCCTGGCGGGCACGTACGGCGGCAGGCGTAGGGGCCACCGTCCCACTCGGGAACCGCGCAACCCGGATGTGGTGTCCGCCGGAGTGGCGGGGCAACGCGAAGCTGACGTATCTCTGGCGCAACGCCTACGAGTCCGAACTGGCGCAGCTTCACCACTGGGTCGGCCCTGGCGACCATGTGGTGGACGTCGGTGCCCATTACGGCGCGTACACGCTTCCCATGTCACGTGTCGTCACCGACACCGGACTGGTCATCGCCCTGGAGCCGTCAAGGCACGCGCGCGCGGTGCTGTCCAGGAACATCCGGCTCAACAGCGCGGGCAACATCCGTGTACTGCCGGTCGCCGCGGGAAGGGACACCTCCCGAGGCGTCCTGCACATCCACCCGGACCGATCCCGTTCCTCCCTGGCCCGACTGCCCGGGGCTGCGGCTGCCGAGGAGGCCGTCGAGGTGGCGCGGCTCGACGACGTGGTGCCAAGGGACCGGCGAATCGCGCTGATCAAGATGGACATCGAGGGATACGAGCAGCTGGCGCTGGAGGGGGCTGACTCCATCCTGACCGAGGACAGGCCGGTGGTCATCTTCGAGTACACACCCCCGGCCGCGGCCGGTGCCGGTCTGCCTGCCCGGGGTGCCTGGGACACGCTCGTCGCGCACGGCTATCGGATGCACCGGGTGACGGACGGCGGTGAGGTCCGCCCGGTGTCCGACCCCGAACACCGGTGCGGCAGCACGGACAACGTCGTTGCCATCCACCCGGCTGCTGAGGGGCGGGCCGCATGA
- a CDS encoding glycosyltransferase family 4 protein, with translation MRHRARSRVVVVQPYLPGYRTRFFERAHERLDARGVALEVLHGPPPPGQDARRDAASCSCATEVPTTRLLTVGSVSVDWHRVGRRVGSADAVVLEQALHSLEAFPLALRRRRATRRRRVPAVAFWGHGRTYTRPVNRVEARVKDALTRQGNWFFAYTEGGADHLARRGFPRDRITVVRNSVDTVALVQARDRACRRDTAEYAQADALRQRYGLTPGRTALYLGGLDAPKRISFLLDSVVRIAGELPGFRLLVAGEGMHRNLVDAAAARPGSPVIPLGRVTGADTAVLGAVSDVMLMPGRVGLCAVDSFALRTPIVTTDWPWHAPEFEYLVHGRNALVVPDALDAYSAAVVALLRDDDRLASLRAACTRNAAEYTIEGMAERFCDGVMAMLASRDGGSDR, from the coding sequence ATGAGGCACAGAGCACGCAGCCGGGTCGTCGTGGTACAGCCGTACCTGCCGGGTTACCGCACCCGCTTCTTCGAGCGCGCGCACGAACGTCTGGACGCTCGTGGGGTCGCCCTTGAGGTCCTGCACGGTCCGCCGCCGCCGGGCCAGGACGCCCGACGCGATGCGGCCTCCTGCTCCTGCGCGACGGAAGTGCCCACGACACGCCTGCTCACCGTCGGCAGCGTGTCGGTGGACTGGCACCGCGTCGGCCGCCGTGTGGGGTCCGCCGATGCGGTGGTGCTCGAACAGGCGTTGCACAGTTTGGAGGCGTTTCCGCTGGCCCTGCGCCGCCGGAGGGCAACGCGGCGCAGACGCGTTCCGGCGGTGGCCTTCTGGGGTCACGGCCGGACGTACACACGGCCGGTGAACCGTGTGGAGGCCCGCGTCAAGGACGCCTTGACGAGGCAGGGCAACTGGTTCTTCGCCTACACCGAAGGGGGCGCGGATCACCTTGCTCGTCGAGGCTTTCCGCGCGACCGGATCACCGTGGTGCGCAACTCCGTCGACACCGTGGCGCTCGTGCAGGCTCGCGACCGTGCCTGCCGAAGAGACACGGCGGAATACGCACAGGCCGATGCCCTCAGACAGCGTTACGGCCTGACACCAGGCCGTACAGCGCTCTACCTCGGGGGCCTGGACGCGCCCAAACGCATCTCCTTCCTGTTGGACTCTGTCGTGCGCATCGCCGGTGAACTTCCCGGATTCCGGCTGCTGGTCGCCGGAGAGGGCATGCACAGGAACCTGGTGGACGCTGCAGCGGCCCGCCCGGGAAGTCCAGTGATCCCCCTTGGCCGAGTGACGGGAGCGGACACCGCGGTGCTGGGCGCGGTCAGCGACGTCATGCTGATGCCAGGACGGGTCGGCTTGTGCGCTGTGGACTCCTTTGCCCTGCGCACCCCGATCGTGACGACCGACTGGCCATGGCACGCTCCGGAGTTCGAGTACCTGGTGCACGGGCGAAACGCCTTGGTCGTACCCGATGCCCTGGATGCCTACAGTGCCGCTGTCGTCGCCCTCCTTCGCGACGACGACCGACTGGCGTCGCTGCGTGCCGCCTGCACGCGGAACGCGGCCGAATACACGATCGAAGGGATGGCCGAGAGGTTCTGCGACGGCGTCATGGCCATGCTCGCGTCCCGCGACGGAGGTTCCGATCGGTGA
- a CDS encoding class I SAM-dependent methyltransferase translates to MEERDALLLRLCAGRRVVHVGCADHPLTDERLRDGSILHARLMKDAAEVLGVDVDRAGIEKLRTALGGQYLLQDLTDARAADAIAEFRPDVILAGDVIEHVRDAASFLRGISRLMREVGGGVELILSTPNGLGAKTLLNTLAGVEKIHPDHVYVFTPASLTRLVQDCGLSPQGFTFYHVNSGDGVQARVQRAICRAAARLRPAFAAGQVLVCRAVA, encoded by the coding sequence ATGGAGGAACGGGACGCCCTCCTGCTCCGCCTGTGCGCCGGCCGCCGGGTGGTTCACGTCGGCTGTGCTGATCACCCCTTGACAGACGAGCGTCTGCGCGATGGGTCGATTCTCCACGCCCGACTGATGAAGGACGCCGCCGAGGTACTCGGCGTGGACGTCGACCGGGCCGGAATCGAGAAGTTGCGCACCGCGCTCGGAGGCCAGTATCTGCTGCAGGACCTCACCGACGCCCGAGCCGCAGACGCGATCGCGGAGTTCAGGCCCGATGTCATTCTGGCCGGCGACGTCATCGAACACGTGCGGGACGCCGCTTCGTTCCTCCGTGGTATTTCCAGGCTGATGCGCGAGGTGGGGGGCGGCGTGGAGCTGATCCTCTCCACGCCGAACGGCCTGGGCGCCAAGACACTGCTGAACACACTGGCAGGGGTGGAGAAGATCCATCCGGACCACGTGTACGTCTTCACCCCCGCGTCACTGACCCGGCTCGTGCAGGACTGCGGCCTGTCACCCCAGGGCTTCACCTTCTACCACGTCAATTCCGGTGACGGGGTACAAGCCCGCGTGCAAAGGGCGATCTGCCGCGCCGCAGCCCGGCTGCGCCCGGCCTTCGCCGCAGGCCAGGTCCTGGTGTGCAGAGCCGTCGCTTGA